Proteins encoded by one window of Halomonas chromatireducens:
- a CDS encoding class I adenylate-forming enzyme family protein, whose translation MALASQKKALSVIRQAPDELIFERLASELVAELPERLSSRVLINAERLPDRPALVDGHVRWCYAELGREIEAAVEWLVESGIRPGDRIMTVGENCRALVVLLLAASELSAWVAIVNSRLSAHEVDSIRDNCQPRRVFYTSEASPEAEAHGLRHGAVAYSHSSLGQLRISALLETAPEPVESSGAEQVAAMIYTSGTTGTPKGVMLTHRGILYIASISGGMRHLSPGQRVYGVLPMSHVFGLSSVCMGSLYNGACLYTVPRFDAAAMLEALDVERITVLQGVPAMYARTLEYLRRQARPLVAPSLSYISAGGSPLDSDTKQRVESTFGLTLHNGYGLTEASPTISQTRIADRFDNNTVGRVLPLLEYRLEPLDDSGENEQGSDDVGELWVRGPNVMKGYFRQPEATRACLNEEGWLNTGDIARFDEDDQLYIVGRSKELIIRSGFNIYPPDVEAVINEHPDVTLSAVVGRQVEGNEEVVAFVQCEPGATLSEAELHAFIGPRLAPYKRPTRLVMMDALPATASGKILKGRLRDMAGREGAT comes from the coding sequence ATGGCCCTCGCCAGTCAGAAGAAGGCGCTGTCGGTGATCCGCCAGGCGCCGGATGAGCTAATCTTCGAGCGCCTGGCAAGTGAGCTGGTGGCTGAATTGCCCGAACGTCTCAGCAGCCGCGTGCTGATCAATGCCGAACGCCTTCCCGATCGACCGGCGTTGGTGGATGGCCATGTGCGCTGGTGCTACGCAGAGCTGGGCCGTGAGATCGAGGCCGCCGTCGAGTGGCTCGTCGAATCGGGTATACGCCCCGGTGATCGTATCATGACCGTCGGCGAGAACTGCCGTGCCCTGGTGGTGTTGCTGCTGGCGGCCAGTGAACTCAGCGCCTGGGTAGCCATCGTCAACTCCCGCCTTTCGGCGCATGAAGTCGACTCGATCCGCGACAACTGCCAGCCACGGCGGGTCTTCTACACCAGTGAGGCATCGCCGGAGGCAGAGGCCCACGGGCTGCGTCATGGGGCCGTGGCCTACTCGCACTCTTCTCTTGGTCAGTTGCGGATTTCCGCGCTGCTGGAGACTGCGCCGGAGCCCGTCGAGAGCAGCGGCGCTGAACAGGTCGCCGCGATGATCTATACCTCGGGAACCACCGGCACGCCCAAGGGCGTGATGCTTACCCACCGTGGCATCCTCTATATCGCTTCGATCTCCGGTGGCATGCGGCACCTGAGTCCTGGTCAGCGGGTCTACGGCGTGCTGCCCATGTCCCACGTCTTCGGTCTGTCGTCGGTATGCATGGGGTCGCTGTACAACGGGGCCTGTCTCTATACCGTGCCACGCTTCGATGCAGCCGCCATGCTGGAAGCGCTCGATGTGGAGCGCATCACGGTGTTGCAGGGAGTGCCGGCCATGTATGCCCGCACCCTGGAGTATCTGCGACGCCAGGCGCGCCCGCTCGTTGCACCTTCGCTCAGCTATATCTCCGCCGGTGGTTCGCCGTTGGACAGCGACACCAAGCAGCGGGTGGAGTCGACCTTCGGCCTGACTCTGCATAACGGCTACGGCCTGACGGAAGCCAGTCCGACGATCAGCCAGACACGCATCGCTGACCGATTCGACAACAATACCGTGGGTCGGGTGCTGCCGTTGCTGGAGTATCGCCTCGAGCCCCTTGATGACAGTGGAGAGAACGAGCAGGGCAGCGATGATGTGGGTGAGCTGTGGGTGCGCGGCCCCAATGTGATGAAGGGGTATTTTCGTCAGCCTGAAGCCACACGGGCCTGCCTGAACGAGGAGGGCTGGCTGAACACCGGTGATATCGCCCGCTTCGACGAGGACGACCAGCTTTACATCGTTGGTCGCAGCAAGGAGTTGATCATCCGCTCCGGGTTCAACATCTACCCGCCCGATGTGGAGGCGGTGATCAACGAACACCCGGATGTGACCCTGTCGGCCGTCGTGGGGCGCCAGGTCGAGGGAAATGAGGAAGTCGTCGCCTTCGTCCAGTGCGAACCTGGCGCGACGCTCAGCGAGGCCGAGCTGCACGCATTCATCGGTCCGCGGCTGGCGCCCTACAAGCGGCCGACGCGCCTGGTCATGATGGATGCGCTGCCTGCCACTGCCAGCGGAAAGATTCTCAAGGGTCGCCTGCGCGACATGGCTGGACGGGAGGGGGCAACATGA
- a CDS encoding acyl-CoA dehydrogenase family protein: MIRDPELLDQLVDTISRFVRERLIPNEARLAEEDAVPSGLLQEMKELGLFGLSIPEEYGGLGLTMEEEALVAMEIGKTSPAFRSIFGTNNGIGAQGILIDGTPEQKKKYVPRLATGELLSSFCLTEPDSGSDAASLRTTAVRDGDHYVLNGTKRYITNGPEADLFTVMARTDPGNKGAGGITAFIVEGGTPGLKRGPSDNKMGQKGAHTCDIIFDDCRVPAENIIGGKEGQGFKTAMKVLDRGRLHISAVCVGVAERLVEESLNYAIERKQFGVRLADHQLIQAMLADSKTEAYAGRTMVLDAARRKDAGEKVSTLASCCKLFCAEMVGRVADRAVQVHGGAGYMAEYAVERFYRDVRLFRIYEGTTQIQQVVIARDMVREVS, encoded by the coding sequence ATGATTCGCGATCCCGAACTGCTCGATCAACTCGTCGACACCATCTCCCGCTTCGTGCGCGAGCGCCTGATACCCAATGAGGCACGTCTTGCCGAAGAGGATGCCGTCCCGTCCGGGCTGCTTCAGGAGATGAAAGAGCTGGGGCTATTCGGTCTGTCGATTCCAGAGGAGTACGGTGGCCTGGGACTGACCATGGAAGAGGAGGCGCTGGTTGCCATGGAGATTGGCAAGACCTCGCCAGCCTTCCGGTCTATCTTCGGCACCAACAACGGTATTGGCGCCCAAGGCATCCTCATCGACGGCACCCCCGAACAGAAGAAGAAGTACGTGCCGCGCCTGGCCACCGGAGAATTGCTCAGTTCCTTCTGCCTGACCGAACCTGATTCCGGCTCCGATGCGGCCAGCCTCAGGACCACGGCGGTGCGTGACGGCGACCACTATGTATTGAATGGTACCAAGCGCTACATCACCAATGGCCCCGAGGCCGACCTGTTCACGGTCATGGCACGTACCGACCCCGGCAACAAGGGGGCGGGGGGCATCACCGCCTTCATCGTGGAGGGCGGCACTCCCGGGCTCAAGCGTGGCCCATCAGACAACAAGATGGGCCAGAAGGGGGCGCATACCTGCGACATCATCTTCGACGACTGCCGGGTGCCGGCCGAGAACATCATCGGCGGAAAGGAGGGGCAGGGCTTCAAGACGGCCATGAAGGTACTCGACCGCGGCCGATTGCATATATCCGCTGTTTGCGTCGGGGTGGCCGAGCGCCTGGTAGAGGAGTCGCTCAACTATGCCATCGAACGCAAGCAGTTCGGGGTCCGCCTGGCCGATCATCAGTTGATCCAGGCGATGCTTGCCGACAGCAAGACCGAGGCGTATGCCGGTCGCACCATGGTGCTCGACGCTGCCCGGCGAAAGGATGCCGGCGAGAAGGTCTCGACCCTGGCGTCGTGCTGCAAGCTGTTCTGCGCAGAGATGGTGGGGCGCGTCGCCGACCGGGCGGTGCAGGTGCATGGGGGGGCCGGCTACATGGCCGAATATGCGGTGGAACGGTTCTATCGGGATGTACGTCTGTTTCGCATCTACGAGGGCACCACCCAGATACAGCAGGTGGTTATCGCCCGCGACATGGTGCGGGAGGTGTCCTGA
- a CDS encoding 3-hydroxyacyl-CoA dehydrogenase produces the protein MSTDTSSTPAHAPSTPFRTLGIVGTGAMGRGIAQIAAQAGLTVYLHDQREGAVAEAREFIAGIWARGVQKQRLNEVEAERHSASLKEAAKLAELAECDIVVEAIVEKLEAKQALFQQLEEILDDRAVLATNTSSLSVTAIASACRNPARVVGFHFFNPVPLMKSVEVIPGLRTAPEVTERVAALGKAMGHFTARATDTPGFLVNHAGRAYGTEALRILGESVTDPATIDRILVDQGGFRMGPFSLLDLTGLDVSHAVMESIYHQYYEEPRFRPSPLTRQRLTAGLLGRKSGAGFYRYVDGKPQVADEPPLPSVAPCPVWISPDNSEARQALSHLVDAAGWPLEDGDTPTSEALCLVAPLGEDTTAAALRLGLPPERCVAVDLLAGLDGRRSLMTSPATLAAYRNAAMALLGNDGTPVSAFNDSNGFVLQRVVACIVNVGSDIAQQGVAEPDTIDRAVELGLGYPRGPLAMGDHYGSRRILSVLDNLLAATGDPRYRASPWLRRRATLGLPLTTP, from the coding sequence ATGTCGACCGATACCTCATCGACCCCTGCCCACGCCCCTTCCACCCCCTTCCGTACCCTGGGCATCGTGGGCACGGGCGCCATGGGCAGGGGCATTGCCCAGATTGCCGCCCAGGCCGGCCTGACCGTGTACCTGCACGACCAGCGTGAAGGCGCCGTTGCCGAGGCACGCGAATTCATCGCCGGCATATGGGCCCGCGGCGTGCAGAAGCAACGCTTGAATGAAGTCGAAGCTGAGCGCCATAGTGCAAGCCTCAAGGAAGCGGCGAAGCTGGCGGAACTGGCCGAGTGCGACATCGTCGTCGAGGCCATCGTCGAAAAGCTCGAGGCAAAGCAAGCCCTGTTCCAGCAACTCGAGGAGATCCTCGACGACCGGGCGGTGCTGGCCACCAATACCTCATCGCTCTCGGTGACAGCCATTGCCTCGGCCTGCCGCAACCCGGCTCGTGTGGTCGGCTTCCACTTCTTCAACCCGGTCCCGCTGATGAAGAGCGTCGAGGTGATCCCGGGGTTGCGCACTGCCCCCGAGGTGACCGAGCGGGTCGCGGCATTGGGCAAGGCCATGGGGCATTTCACCGCCCGTGCTACCGACACCCCAGGCTTCCTGGTCAACCACGCCGGTCGCGCCTACGGTACCGAGGCGTTGCGCATTCTGGGCGAAAGCGTCACCGACCCGGCCACCATCGATCGGATCCTGGTCGACCAGGGTGGCTTTCGTATGGGTCCTTTCTCCCTTCTCGACCTGACCGGACTCGATGTGTCCCATGCGGTAATGGAATCGATCTACCACCAATACTACGAAGAGCCCCGCTTTCGCCCCTCGCCATTGACGCGTCAACGCCTGACCGCTGGACTGTTAGGGCGCAAGAGCGGCGCTGGATTCTACCGCTACGTGGATGGCAAACCGCAGGTCGCTGACGAGCCGCCCCTGCCCAGCGTGGCACCCTGTCCGGTATGGATCAGCCCGGATAACAGCGAGGCGAGGCAGGCTCTGTCACACCTCGTCGACGCCGCCGGCTGGCCGCTCGAAGACGGCGATACGCCGACATCGGAGGCACTCTGCCTGGTGGCGCCACTGGGTGAAGACACCACTGCCGCTGCGCTGCGCCTGGGGCTTCCGCCCGAGCGCTGCGTGGCAGTCGATCTGCTGGCGGGGCTGGATGGTCGTCGCAGCCTAATGACCAGCCCCGCCACCCTTGCTGCTTATCGCAACGCTGCCATGGCGCTGCTCGGCAACGATGGCACACCGGTGAGTGCCTTCAACGACAGCAACGGTTTCGTGCTGCAGCGCGTCGTGGCCTGCATCGTCAACGTGGGCAGCGACATCGCCCAGCAGGGCGTAGCGGAGCCGGATACCATCGACCGCGCCGTGGAACTTGGGCTGGGCTACCCCCGCGGCCCCCTGGCCATGGGCGACCATTACGGTAGCCGACGGATACTCTCCGTTCTCGACAACCTGCTCGCCGCCACCGGCGATCCGCGCTACCGGGCCAGTCCCTGGCTGCGCCGCCGTGCGACCCTCGGACTGCCGCTGACCACCCCTTGA
- a CDS encoding 3-oxoadipyl-CoA thiolase: MHDAYIYDGLRTPFGRHGGGLAGVRPDDLLGHVLRALVARNDFAPGSYEEVLAGCTNQAGEDSRNVARHAGLVAGLPVELAAQTINRLCGSGLAALIDAARATRLGEGELFLAGGVESMSRAPYVLGKAESAFARNQPMYDTVIGARFPNPWIAGEFGSHSMPETADNVAHDLGIGRDASDAFAARSQARYAEALARGFYDDELLAIEVPQGRKQPPLVVDRDEHPRPGTDADKLGRLGALFDGGVVTAGNASGLNDGAAALIVGSQAAGERAGVTPRARVVASAVAGLPPRIMGLGPVPATQKVLERAGLSLDQMDVIEINEAFAVQVLGCVKQLGLDHDDSRLNANGGAIAIGHPLGASGARLALTALRQLEATGGRYALVTMCIGVGQGIATIIERLDP; encoded by the coding sequence ATGCATGACGCCTATATCTATGACGGGCTACGCACCCCCTTTGGACGCCATGGCGGCGGCCTTGCCGGCGTCCGGCCCGATGACCTGCTTGGCCATGTCCTCAGGGCCCTGGTGGCCCGCAACGACTTCGCGCCGGGCTCCTATGAGGAGGTCCTGGCAGGCTGCACCAACCAGGCCGGCGAGGACTCCCGCAATGTCGCTCGCCATGCGGGTCTGGTTGCCGGCCTGCCCGTCGAACTGGCAGCTCAGACGATCAACCGCCTCTGCGGCAGCGGCCTCGCAGCCCTGATCGACGCCGCCCGTGCCACGCGCCTTGGCGAGGGGGAGCTGTTCCTGGCCGGCGGCGTGGAATCCATGTCTCGCGCACCCTATGTGCTGGGCAAGGCGGAGTCTGCCTTTGCCCGCAATCAGCCGATGTATGACACCGTGATCGGCGCTCGCTTCCCCAACCCCTGGATCGCCGGCGAATTCGGCAGCCACAGCATGCCCGAGACCGCCGACAATGTGGCCCATGATCTGGGCATAGGCCGTGACGCGAGCGATGCCTTTGCCGCACGCTCCCAGGCACGCTATGCCGAGGCCCTGGCCCGTGGCTTCTACGACGACGAGCTGCTCGCCATCGAGGTGCCTCAGGGTCGCAAGCAACCCCCGCTGGTGGTCGACAGGGACGAGCACCCGCGTCCGGGTACCGATGCCGACAAGCTGGGCAGGCTCGGGGCACTGTTCGACGGCGGCGTGGTTACCGCAGGCAACGCCTCCGGGCTCAACGACGGTGCAGCCGCACTGATCGTTGGCAGTCAGGCAGCCGGCGAGCGGGCGGGAGTCACCCCGCGCGCTCGGGTCGTCGCCAGCGCGGTGGCCGGCTTACCGCCACGCATCATGGGGCTGGGGCCAGTGCCAGCCACCCAGAAGGTGCTGGAGCGCGCCGGGCTGAGCCTCGATCAGATGGACGTCATCGAGATCAACGAAGCCTTTGCTGTTCAGGTCCTGGGCTGCGTCAAGCAGCTCGGCCTCGATCACGACGACAGTCGCCTCAATGCCAACGGGGGCGCCATTGCCATCGGTCACCCACTGGGCGCTTCCGGCGCTCGCCTGGCGCTCACCGCACTGCGCCAGTTGGAAGCCACGGGTGGGCGTTATGCGCTCGTGACCATGTGTATCGGGGTCGGCCAAGGCATTGCCACCATCATCGAGCGCCTTGATCCCTGA